In Vicia villosa cultivar HV-30 ecotype Madison, WI linkage group LG7, Vvil1.0, whole genome shotgun sequence, the DNA window ttaTAAATTATACtccctctatttttttttttataataagtcgctttgaaaaaaaaattgtatttaaatataggtcgttttacaattccaataaataattaatgatattttttctattatatttttaaatatttattatttggcTAAATTACAATTTTGGTCCCCTATTTTTGGTCAATTCACAAAATCAGtccccctatttattttttaaacagttttggtcctgcATGTCTATTTTTCGtccaaaaaatgttgattttttcaaaaaaaattattcgtGGGATACTTTTTGAACAAGAGAGAACGTAGAGAGTGTTTTTTGGAGAATGAAAGAGATGAACGAACAAGTTGGGAGAAAAATGCGACGATCAGAAAAGACGATTAAAGAAAGAAAACGTCgtcaataattaatatttcttattcCAAGTCAATAAAAGTATGCTACGCATCTAAAAAATAGTACACAATagtgtttttttaatgaaaaatggaCATgtgggaccaaaactgtttaaaaataaatagggGGATTGATTTCATGAGTTGGCCAAAATAGGggaaccaaaactgtaatttagccttattattttctttctttttaattatgtaaatttatctttcacatatcatcaatgaataataattttataaaaaaaattatattttttaattttctttataaaattatattttttaattttcatataataattattatttttaattattatttttcttaacatgtataaaaaattttaaatgactaataataaaaaacggagataGTGCATTTTAAAGCAATGttatatgtataaaaaaatatatcacgAGCATCTCACAAACGTTTTTATCTGTCTTACCACATATGCTTTTTTTAATACACACTTTACACATCAGTTCAGTTTAATGTTTTTACAAGATTAGGTCATTGTTGCAACATCAATATTATTCTCATAGATTATTGAATCACCTTGTTGTTTGTCTAAAGTATAGAGATTAAAGATTTTTCATAGTTTTAAATATATACTACCATTATAAAAATATGATATATATACTCAATTTATTTTGTGCCATTTATAAAGAGAGGCATAGTTACCAATCACGCGGCCGTACCGTAAATTTCATTTTGCTGCATTGTGCAACTCATTTGTGATGAAATCATGAATTACTTAGATGTATTAATAGATTTTCAATATTCTTCTCTTAAAATTTTAACATGAATATATATTTCAGGTGGCTCTTATGGGAACTAATGCATCTAAGTCAGGAGAAGAATATTGGAAATCAATTTGGCCAGACACTCCTGTACCTAAGATTCTTTCAGATTTGGTGCTAATGGGTTAGTAAATattagtttgatattaattgtaagcaaataataataattttgtacttataaaaaaacatattaaatataatCAATCTTCTTGATTTCATAAATAAGTATGTACATTTATCAAAATGTCTTTTATAAAAATGTGTTGCATGAGAATAAGAGGGTAgatgaatataatatttatattaattataaaatattttaaaatatacatCATTAATAGTATATGATTATAATATATATGGGTTGGTTCCcgcgaatatatatatatatatatatatatatatatatatatatatatatatatatatatatatatatatatatatatatatatatatatatatatgagttagaaaattaaattattttggtcTTTAATATTACAGATAACACAGAGCTCATTAGAGGACAAGAGATGAAACAATATTGGACTGTCTTTTTCAACCATGATCTTTATCCTGGAAAACAAATAAGTTTGGGGATTCAAAAGCAATCATATGTTCAACCATCACGATCAAATGCACAAATACTTATAGAAAAAGCAAGCCCACATTTTTCAACTAAAGAAGAAGTTGAGAAATCAATGAAACCTTTAAAAGATTTGGCATGGCATGGCGAAGCAACTAAAGAAGATATAAAGGAACAAATCCAACCTTTTGGAGCTTGGCGCAATGAAGCAGCTAAAAAAGAAAATGAGGAGCCAATTCAACCTTTTGGGGCATGGCGCAATGAAAAAGAAATAGAGGAGCCAATTCAACCTTTTGGAGCATGGcggaatgaaaaagaaatagatGAGCCAATACAACCTTTTGGAGCATGGCGCAATGAAAAAGAAATAGAGGAGCCAATTCAACCTTTTGGAGCATGGCggaatgaaaaagaaattaaGGAGCCAATCCAACCTTTTGAGGCATGGCGAAATGAAGAGATTAATAAAGAAATTGAGAGACCAAACAAACATTTTGAAGCTGTAGTATGGCCTCATAAAACaaccattaaaaaaattgaaaaagtaaGTCAAACTTCCATAACTCGCCCATCAGGTGAAAAAGAGGCACACGTTATTCATGATTATTGTGAGAAACCATCAGCCATAGGGGAAGATAGGCATTGTGTAACATCACTAGAATCAATGATGGATTTCGCCATTTCAAAGCTTGGGAAGAATATTAAAGTGATGTCAAGTTCatttgctcaaaatcaaaatcaatatgTGATGGAGGAAGTGAGGAAAATCGGAGACAAAGCAGTTATGTGccataaaatgaatttaaaaaatgtTGTATTCTATTGCCACCAAGTCAATGCCACAACCATTTACAAGGTTCCATTAGTGGCCTCTGATGGAACTAAATCAAATGCGCTTACTATTTGCCACCATGATACAAGAGGTATGAATGCTAATGCACTTTATAAAGTTCTCAAAGTTAGACCTGGAACTGTCCCTATTTGTCATTTTATTGGCAACAAGGCTATAGCATGGGTTCCTAATGATAATGTGAGTGAGTATGATGATTGTCCTCGTGTCATCTAGGCCTTCTCTAATCATTCACATTACTTCTCTTATATATTACTTTTTAACATTAAAATTGAACATGATGGTTACAAATTTGCACCTTCATGGTGATCTCAAGTTGAAACTTGTTTTAAAGTTATATATGAAGAGAAATATGATGTGAAAACATCATAATTTATGTAAAAGTATAATATATGTATCCTAAATAAAAGTAGTTCTAATATGTTAGAGCTATGTGTGAGCTTTTGTGTATTGTGAGACTTTCTCATTAGTCTAATGTACTTTGTATTTGATAataagtaataaaattgttatgtGTTTGATGTACTATCTTCTATTTAAGGATTGTGAAATCATAATTGTGGCTTGAAAATTATTATCCTTTTATTAATATTGAAACTACAAATAGTAAACACTTACGCGTTCTTTCGTTAATATAAAATAACATATCTTCGTACATAGATTACTATAAAAATCATCTTTGTGTTGTAAAAATCAGAATATAGAACCAGTAAAATAAAAGGGGAAAAAGAGAGAGCAAGTAATCAAGAAAATCTTGAAGTCGgttataacaaataaaaatatttaagcaATTACAATTATAACAAATGCATCATATATACCTAGGTAGGAATTGCGCCTGATTTCATCCCAACCACAACCAAATACTTAAATGCCACCTCCAAAATTAACATTTTAATATTATGTCATTAACTTGTAAGAAAATGACAAATTATTTCCAAAATTTATCATAAAGCAATAAGAAACAATGAACAGTGATTATGTAATAGGATACCTTATTTGGAAGTAGTTTTATGAGAAAAAAAGGAAGCAAGACTAAAACGTTGACAAAAAAAGATGTATAGTTGGAAGattaaatttgttttatatttacaTCATCCTTGGTAACAATTTTCGTGTGTTGATCTTCTTCTGGGTTCCTATTTCTAAATCGTGTTCTGATGCGATTGGCTTTGTTGTCCCACATGTGACTACGATCTCATTTTGTCATGGGTTCCTATTTTTAAATCCCATTCTGATGCAATTGCATATGGAAATAGCAAGCACATAGAAACCAAAATTCATTTTCTTAGGGCTTAAGTCACCAAAGGAAAGCTTGAAGTCGTGTATTGTCCAACAGAAGAACAAGTGGCTGATGTTCTTACTAAATCCATTAAAAGAGTGCAATTCATAAAGTTGATAAGGGAACTTAGAGTAGGAGTCATATCTTTTGATAGCTTGAATTAAGAAGGGATGTTGAGTGAAATCTAAATTATGTTGTATACAAACTAACTAACCAACTCAATATAATTGATCCTCCTCTCAATTTCACTAttatttctcttctcttcttctccAATTTTCTGTTTTCCCCAACAAAGGAAAGATAGAAAGTGAGAGAAAATTTTAGGCAGGATCTAAGAGTTGCTTTATGTAAAATTGATCTAAAAATGTAGATTCTAGTAGataaatgcaaataatgaactAATGCTAACTAACTATACCAGAATAGTTGACTAGGTAATGTAGAAGCTTCTTGAAGCAACTAGAGTAGTCTACAGCTGAATGCTCTACTAGAAATATATACCAAAAGCGTGACATGTTTCTCATAAATAAACCTCTTTCTAACACATTATCAATGAAAATTTTCCAATTTGTTTGGTTGatcattgtttttttcttttctgaCATCATTAGATATTTATGATTATGAAAATATTGAGCCATGTAAACATCGAATTATTTGACCTATCACCTAATGTTATTTTACAGAGCTAAGGCTAATATGAGATTTTTTGTTACCAGACTTGCCTAAGCCTGTATATGCAACCTCATTGTTGCTCTATGAGCAATATGTTTGTCAGGTGATAGAGTTAGACAGTAAAGTTGATGACGATGATAATTCACATTATAAAGTGTTTATGGATGCAATTTTTTTATCTTCTCCCTGCATTTGCAAACGCCACGGGTGCTCAATTTGCTCCATTTTTGTAAGTTTATTTGATCATTTGATTAAATTTACTGTGAGTTTGCAACCAAACAATTTTATGATTAGAATGTATAATTAAACCATAAACTAATattttcattttgaaaatcagaAAGCTTTTCACCCCCCTCAAGTTTTGACCATGGTTGTTACCTGCCTTACTGAAGTTACTCAAAACGTGGGTTTTTCTATTGCAGACTATATAGATGAAATtcttttgcttgttttatttctaaattattttatttgtg includes these proteins:
- the LOC131618126 gene encoding unknown seed protein USP-like; this encodes MEFTSLSILALLCVALMGTNASKSGEEYWKSIWPDTPVPKILSDLVLMDNTELIRGQEMKQYWTVFFNHDLYPGKQISLGIQKQSYVQPSRSNAQILIEKASPHFSTKEEVEKSMKPLKDLAWHGEATKEDIKEQIQPFGAWRNEAAKKENEEPIQPFGAWRNEKEIEEPIQPFGAWRNEKEIDEPIQPFGAWRNEKEIEEPIQPFGAWRNEKEIKEPIQPFEAWRNEEINKEIERPNKHFEAVVWPHKTTIKKIEKVSQTSITRPSGEKEAHVIHDYCEKPSAIGEDRHCVTSLESMMDFAISKLGKNIKVMSSSFAQNQNQYVMEEVRKIGDKAVMCHKMNLKNVVFYCHQVNATTIYKVPLVASDGTKSNALTICHHDTRGMNANALYKVLKVRPGTVPICHFIGNKAIAWVPNDNVSEYDDCPRVI